A genomic segment from Cyanobium sp. NIES-981 encodes:
- a CDS encoding Coq4 family protein encodes MSFRYLDRVASPEAIQQFLDLADLALGAAQSAHNVFALSHRLRETRPMQLCRTRLQRDPASWAWVEERRPCGPYDLAALQAMPKGSLGHTYGTVMATLGYDINFFPKPEFFNNLDTDADYINYRVFATHDIHHILTGFSLDNFGELGVISLSVAQYSHPGLAFTDLIGLLMSWFRTDTPIADLESEQEQARTTAYVFRMISQGLEMGLAAQPLFPVRWEERMEQNLEELRAELGIEPIRDGISSWHSDGALAAALAA; translated from the coding sequence ATGAGTTTCCGTTACCTCGACCGGGTGGCCAGCCCTGAAGCGATTCAGCAGTTTCTGGACCTGGCCGATCTGGCCCTGGGCGCGGCCCAGTCGGCCCACAACGTGTTCGCCCTCTCCCACCGGCTGCGCGAGACCCGACCCATGCAGCTGTGCCGCACGCGCCTCCAGCGGGATCCGGCCAGCTGGGCCTGGGTGGAGGAGCGCCGGCCCTGCGGCCCCTACGACCTGGCGGCCCTGCAGGCGATGCCGAAGGGGAGCCTGGGCCACACCTACGGCACGGTGATGGCCACCCTCGGCTACGACATCAACTTCTTCCCCAAGCCGGAGTTCTTCAACAACCTCGACACCGACGCCGACTACATCAACTACCGGGTGTTTGCCACCCACGACATCCACCACATCCTCACGGGCTTCAGCCTCGATAACTTCGGCGAACTCGGGGTGATCAGTCTCAGCGTGGCCCAGTACTCCCACCCCGGGCTGGCCTTCACCGATCTGATCGGATTGCTGATGTCCTGGTTCCGCACCGACACACCGATCGCTGATCTGGAGAGTGAGCAGGAGCAGGCCCGCACCACGGCCTACGTGTTCCGCATGATCAGCCAGGGACTGGAGATGGGCCTGGCGGCCCAGCCCCTGTTCCCCGTGCGGTGGGAGGAGCGCATGGAGCAGAACCTCGAGGAGCTGCGGGCCGAGCTGGGGATCGAGCCGATCCGCGACGGCATCTCCAGCTGGCACAGCGATGGGGCCCTGGCCGCGGCGCTGGCGGCCTGA